A window of the Diorhabda carinulata isolate Delta chromosome 1, icDioCari1.1, whole genome shotgun sequence genome harbors these coding sequences:
- the LOC130901455 gene encoding uncharacterized protein LOC130901455 gives MRVYKTDGSYVEDNDSEFGWYFYEIMVDEADERFERINRETRLFSKLNKKISENIESIDLINFEDSTSDPVKNINPDIEIEEIIEVESYNRGEDECFKDIDLEFPPKEKLSELINPCNTETKMLLSVVNFPRYRALMKQEATNKLMENLNPKSTNYKNLIKDKRTSITEDMVNEIVNYHATKEDTMMSLMMELILTDVDCSLEDIVEVDEKEKNVSQVPQFVIENYDSVNNLPSIRSNKSEGIVRNNYLQVPNRENILSSLGLSEEDKSIQSFCEETFEMHQELADIRKSFQEDTDKVYDLLKQTSALKNDLRETLYLNDIINLLKGDIEKVKLKKLPFRIFYARIEEGEPEINLII, from the exons ATGAGAGTTTATAAAACTGACGGAAGTTACGTGGAAGATAACGACTCGGAATTCGGTTGGTACTTCTACGAAATTATGGTAGATGAAGCTGATGAACGTTTTGAAAGAATTAACAGAGAAACAAG attattttcgaagttaaataaaaaaatttcggaaaatATCGAATCAATAGATTTGATCAATTTTGAAGACTCGACCTCTGATCCCGTGAAAAATATCAATCCTGatatagaaatagaagaaattattgaagTGGAATCATACAATAGAGGAGAAGATGAATGTTTTAaagatattgatcttgaatttCCTCCAAAAGAAAAGTTATCAGAATTAATCAATCCCTGTAACACTGAAACTAAGATGTTGTTGTCTGTTGTGAATTTTCCAAG aTATCGTGCTCTCATGAAACAAGAAGCCACAAACAAActaatggaaaatttaaatCCAAAAAGTACTAATTACAAAAATCTTATTAAAGATAAACGCACAAGTATAACTGAAGATATGGTTAATGAAATAGTCAATTACCATGCCACGAAAGAAGATACCATGATGTCGCTTATGATGGAATTAATTTTAACAGATGTTGATTGCAGTTTAGAAGATATTGTAGAAGTAgatgaaaaagagaaaaacgtTTCACAAGTACCTCAGTTTGTTATAGAAAATTACGATTCGG TGAACAATCTGCCAAGTATAAGATCGAACAAAAGCGAAGGTATTGTACGTAACAATTATCTGCAAGTGCCGAACCgggagaatattttgagtagCTTGGGTCTTAGTGAGGAGGATAAGAGCATACAGAGTTTCTGCGAGGAAACTTTCGAGATGCACCAGGAGTTAGCCGATATTAGAAAAAGCTTTCAG GAGGACACCGATAAAGTATACGACCTGCTAAAACAAACAAGTGCCTTAAAAAACGATTTAAGAGAAACCTTGTACCTCAATGACATCATCAATCTTTTGAAGGGTGACATAGAAAAAGTTAAACTGAAGAAGCTCCCCTTCCGCATATTTTACGCGCGAATCGAAGAGGGTGAACCGGAAATCAACCTCATTATATAA